One Neisseria sp. Marseille-Q5346 genomic region harbors:
- a CDS encoding penicillin-binding protein 2, with protein sequence MLIKNEYKPQMLSGTTKTKKPLTSNGRIGLVLGAVVLAFTGLLVRGVYLQTSQHEFLKNQGDQRFVRTLPLPASRGMITDRNGATLALSAPTESLYAMPSGMEEMPTDEQLEKLSAIADVPVEVLKNKLSKKDKGFIYLKRQLSYEKAEEIKALGIKGIAFQKELKRHYPMGNLFAHVIGFTNIDGKGQEGLELSREDSLRGEDGAKVVLRDNKGNIVDSLDSPRNSVPKNGQDMILSLDQRIQTLAYDELNKAVAYHKAKAGTVVVLDAQTGEILALVNSPAYDPNQPGQANSEQRRNRAVTDMIEPGSAMKPFTIAKALDSGKVDATDTFNTLPYKIGPATVQDTHVYPTLDVRGIMQKSSNVGTSKLSAMFTPKEMYDFYHDLGVGVRMHSGFPGETAGLLRSWRRWQKIEQATMSFGYGLQLSLLQLARAYTVLTHDGELLPVSFEKQAVAPKGKRVIKASTAKKVRELMVSVTEAGGTGTAGAVDGFDVGAKTGTARKLVNGRYVDNKHVGTFIGFAPAKNPRVIVAVTIDEPTANGYYGGVVAGPVFKEVMSGSLNILGVSPTKPLSNTATVKVPS encoded by the coding sequence ATGTTAATTAAGAACGAATATAAACCTCAAATGCTGTCTGGAACAACAAAAACGAAAAAGCCGCTGACAAGTAACGGGCGAATCGGTTTGGTGCTGGGCGCTGTTGTGCTGGCGTTTACCGGTCTGTTGGTGCGCGGGGTTTATCTACAAACCAGTCAGCATGAATTTTTGAAAAATCAGGGCGACCAACGTTTTGTGCGTACGCTTCCGCTGCCGGCATCACGCGGTATGATTACCGACCGCAATGGTGCCACATTGGCTTTGAGTGCGCCTACTGAATCATTGTATGCCATGCCTTCCGGTATGGAGGAAATGCCGACTGACGAGCAGTTGGAAAAATTGTCGGCCATTGCCGATGTGCCTGTTGAAGTTTTGAAAAATAAATTGTCTAAAAAAGACAAAGGCTTTATCTACCTGAAACGTCAACTCAGCTACGAGAAAGCAGAAGAAATCAAGGCATTGGGCATTAAAGGCATCGCATTCCAAAAAGAATTGAAACGCCATTACCCGATGGGTAATCTGTTTGCGCACGTTATCGGTTTTACCAATATCGACGGCAAAGGTCAGGAGGGCTTGGAGCTTTCCCGTGAAGACAGCCTGCGCGGTGAAGATGGTGCGAAAGTTGTATTGCGTGACAACAAAGGCAATATCGTAGACAGCCTCGACTCTCCACGCAACAGCGTGCCTAAAAACGGCCAAGACATGATTTTGTCTTTGGATCAGCGTATTCAAACGCTGGCTTATGACGAGTTAAACAAAGCGGTGGCTTATCACAAAGCCAAAGCGGGTACAGTTGTGGTATTGGATGCGCAAACCGGCGAAATTTTGGCTTTGGTCAACAGCCCGGCTTACGATCCGAATCAACCGGGTCAAGCCAATAGCGAACAGCGCCGTAACCGCGCCGTAACCGACATGATTGAACCCGGTTCTGCCATGAAGCCGTTTACTATTGCCAAAGCATTGGATTCCGGCAAAGTGGATGCAACCGATACGTTCAACACCCTGCCTTACAAAATCGGTCCGGCTACCGTACAAGATACCCACGTTTATCCTACTTTGGATGTGCGCGGCATTATGCAAAAATCTTCCAACGTCGGTACCAGTAAACTTTCTGCCATGTTTACGCCTAAAGAAATGTACGATTTCTATCACGATTTAGGTGTAGGCGTGCGCATGCATTCAGGCTTTCCTGGTGAGACTGCAGGTTTGTTGAGAAGCTGGCGCAGATGGCAAAAAATCGAACAGGCAACCATGTCTTTCGGTTATGGCCTGCAATTAAGCTTATTGCAATTGGCGCGAGCCTATACTGTCTTGACCCATGACGGTGAATTGTTGCCGGTCAGCTTTGAAAAACAAGCGGTTGCTCCTAAAGGCAAGCGCGTCATCAAAGCCTCTACTGCGAAAAAAGTGCGCGAGTTGATGGTTTCCGTTACTGAAGCCGGCGGTACCGGTACTGCCGGTGCTGTCGATGGTTTCGACGTAGGTGCGAAAACCGGTACGGCGCGTAAACTGGTCAATGGCCGCTATGTGGACAACAAACACGTCGGTACGTTCATCGGTTTTGCCCCGGCTAAAAATCCACGCGTGATTGTGGCCGTTACCATCGACGAACCGACTGCCAACGGCTATTACGGCGGCGTGGTTGCCGGTCCCGTATTCAAAGAAGTCATGAGCGGAAGCTTGAACATCTTGGGCGTTTCCCCAACCAAGCCTTTAAGTAATACCGCTACTGTCAAAGTACCGTCATAA
- a CDS encoding UDP-N-acetylmuramoyl-L-alanyl-D-glutamate--2,6-diaminopimelate ligase, translating to MFSKLTPLAETNFPPLLCENAAGRLLHSDSRQIKQGDIFVACQGEYTDGRSYIPAAIANGATFVFWDDDGKFTWNPEWNVPNQGIKDLKHRAGMLAAQVYGNVSDGLKVWGVTGTNGKTSITQWLAQAADLLGEKTTIIGTVGNGFWGALEETTHTTPAPVDVQTLLYRFRQQGATAAAMEVSSHGLDQSRVNGVPFRSAIFTNLTRDHLDYHGTMEAYGAIKSRLFYWHGLQHAIINVDDEYGAELVGRLKKDCPDLAVYGYGFSEQADIHITDFTASSDGMEAVFQTPWGEGKCRTRLLGRFNAQNLAACVALLCANGYPLNNVLEVLAKIRPASGRMDCIMNSGKPLVVVDYAHTPDALEKALSTLQEIKPQGAALWCVFGCGGNRDSGKRPLMGAAAVQGADKVVVTSDNPRLESPQDIINDILPAVPNPERVEVDRAVAIRYAVEQAATNDIILIAGKGHENYQDVQGVKHHFSDFEIAEKSLAERG from the coding sequence ATGTTCAGCAAGTTAACCCCCTTGGCTGAAACCAACTTTCCGCCTCTGCTGTGTGAAAACGCAGCAGGGCGTTTGTTGCATTCAGACAGCCGACAAATTAAACAGGGTGACATTTTCGTTGCCTGTCAGGGCGAATATACAGACGGCCGCAGCTATATTCCTGCCGCCATCGCCAACGGTGCAACCTTTGTTTTTTGGGATGATGACGGCAAATTTACATGGAATCCCGAATGGAACGTTCCTAATCAAGGCATTAAAGATCTGAAACATCGCGCCGGTATGTTGGCAGCACAGGTTTACGGCAATGTTTCAGACGGCCTTAAAGTCTGGGGTGTAACCGGTACCAACGGCAAAACCTCTATCACACAATGGCTGGCGCAAGCTGCCGATCTTCTGGGCGAAAAAACCACCATTATCGGCACAGTCGGTAACGGCTTTTGGGGTGCATTGGAAGAGACCACGCATACCACGCCTGCCCCTGTCGATGTCCAAACCCTGCTCTACCGCTTCCGCCAGCAAGGCGCAACAGCCGCCGCGATGGAAGTTTCCAGCCACGGTCTTGACCAATCGCGCGTCAACGGCGTGCCGTTTCGCAGTGCAATCTTCACCAATCTCACCCGAGACCACCTCGATTACCACGGCACCATGGAAGCCTATGGTGCCATCAAATCGCGCCTGTTCTACTGGCATGGTCTGCAACACGCCATCATCAATGTTGATGACGAATACGGTGCGGAACTCGTAGGCCGTCTGAAAAAAGACTGTCCCGATTTAGCCGTTTACGGCTATGGTTTCAGCGAGCAAGCCGATATCCACATTACCGATTTCACCGCTTCTTCAGATGGCATGGAAGCCGTATTCCAAACCCCGTGGGGTGAAGGAAAATGCCGCACCCGTCTGCTCGGACGGTTCAACGCGCAAAACCTCGCCGCCTGCGTTGCCTTGCTGTGTGCCAACGGTTATCCACTAAATAACGTTTTGGAAGTACTGGCAAAAATCCGTCCTGCTTCAGGCCGCATGGATTGCATTATGAACAGCGGCAAACCTTTAGTCGTTGTCGATTATGCCCACACGCCGGATGCACTGGAAAAAGCACTCTCCACTTTGCAGGAAATCAAACCACAGGGCGCGGCTTTGTGGTGCGTATTTGGCTGCGGAGGTAACCGAGACAGCGGCAAACGCCCATTGATGGGTGCGGCAGCAGTTCAGGGTGCCGATAAAGTGGTGGTTACCAGCGACAACCCACGCTTGGAAAGTCCGCAAGACATCATCAACGACATCCTGCCTGCCGTGCCTAATCCTGAACGCGTCGAAGTTGATCGTGCCGTTGCCATCCGTTATGCGGTTGAGCAGGCTGCCACGAACGATATCATTCTGATTGCCGGTAAAGGGCATGAAAACTATCAGGATGTACAAGGCGTGAAGCACCATTTCTCCGATTTTGAAATCGCAGAAAAATCATTAGCAGAGCGCGGTTAA
- a CDS encoding M23 family metallopeptidase: MLKMPTKTLLISAAVVLFAGCTTKQLPRPTAEIEQLRAQQPPTEQSLPNPVKGKRFDDTWGAARSQGRRHEGVDIFAKKNTPIRSTTPGIVTKIGRNRLGGKVIGIQGPGAWHYYAHLNKFARIRLYERVKEGQVIGYVGKTGNARTTPAHLHYGVYLPSGAINPYPLINQDK, translated from the coding sequence ATGCTGAAAATGCCGACAAAAACCTTATTAATCAGTGCAGCCGTAGTTTTATTCGCAGGCTGTACAACCAAACAACTTCCGCGTCCTACTGCCGAAATCGAGCAGTTGAGGGCGCAACAGCCTCCTACCGAGCAAAGCCTGCCGAATCCTGTTAAAGGCAAGCGTTTTGACGACACTTGGGGCGCAGCGCGCAGTCAGGGGCGCAGGCATGAAGGTGTGGATATTTTTGCTAAGAAAAACACGCCGATACGCAGTACCACGCCCGGCATCGTGACCAAAATCGGACGCAACCGATTGGGCGGTAAAGTTATCGGTATTCAAGGGCCGGGTGCTTGGCATTACTATGCCCACCTCAATAAATTTGCCCGTATCCGTCTGTATGAACGAGTAAAAGAAGGACAGGTCATCGGCTATGTCGGTAAAACCGGCAACGCTAGAACCACACCGGCCCACCTGCATTACGGCGTGTATCTGCCAAGCGGTGCGATTAATCCGTATCCGTTAATTAATCAGGACAAATAG
- the murF gene encoding UDP-N-acetylmuramoyl-tripeptide--D-alanyl-D-alanine ligase codes for MKPLDLNFICQTLNLPMPSENQPVSRIVTDSRDIQDGDVFFALAGERFDAHDFVEDVLAAGATAVVVSREDCAALKGALKVDDTLAALQKLAKAWRENVNPFVFGITGSSGKTTVKEMLAGVLRHRFGDEAVLATAGNFNNHIGLPLTLLRLNEKHRYAVIEMGMNHFGELSLLTRIAGPNVALVNNALRAHVGCGFDGVGDIAKAKSEIYEGLLSDGIALIPCEDANIATFEAATAQLNAQTFGVASGDVHAENIELKPLSCEFDLVRGNERVAVVLPVPGRHNVHNAVAAAALALAAGLSLAEVSDGLKNFSNIKGRLNIKQGIKDATLIDDTYNANPDSMKAAIDVLAAMPAPRIFVMGDMGELGEDEAAAMHAEVGAYARDKGIEAAYFVGDNSVEAAETFGVEGLWFADKDPLIQVLSHDLPERATVLVKGSRFMKMEEVVEALATTTA; via the coding sequence ATGAAACCACTAGACCTAAATTTCATCTGCCAAACCCTCAACCTTCCGATGCCGTCTGAAAATCAACCTGTTTCGCGTATCGTTACAGATAGCCGCGATATTCAGGACGGCGACGTATTTTTTGCGCTTGCCGGAGAGCGCTTTGATGCACATGACTTTGTTGAAGATGTGTTGGCAGCGGGAGCAACGGCAGTTGTGGTTTCGCGCGAAGATTGTGCGGCTTTGAAAGGCGCGTTGAAGGTTGACGATACGCTTGCGGCTTTGCAAAAACTGGCGAAGGCGTGGCGTGAAAATGTGAATCCGTTTGTCTTTGGTATTACCGGCTCTTCCGGTAAAACGACGGTTAAAGAGATGTTGGCCGGCGTATTGCGTCATCGATTCGGTGATGAAGCTGTGTTGGCGACAGCCGGCAATTTCAACAATCATATCGGCTTGCCACTGACTTTGTTGAGGTTGAACGAAAAACACCGCTATGCCGTCATTGAAATGGGCATGAACCATTTTGGCGAATTGTCTTTGCTGACCCGAATCGCCGGTCCGAATGTTGCTCTGGTCAATAACGCCTTGCGCGCGCATGTCGGTTGCGGTTTTGATGGTGTTGGTGATATTGCCAAAGCCAAAAGTGAAATCTACGAAGGTTTGCTTTCAGACGGCATTGCGCTGATTCCGTGCGAAGATGCCAATATCGCTACATTTGAAGCGGCGACTGCACAATTGAACGCTCAGACTTTCGGCGTTGCCAGTGGCGATGTCCATGCAGAAAATATTGAGTTGAAACCGTTGTCCTGCGAGTTTGATTTGGTGCGTGGCAATGAACGTGTTGCTGTGGTGTTGCCAGTCCCCGGCCGACACAATGTGCATAATGCCGTAGCGGCTGCTGCTCTGGCTTTGGCGGCAGGCTTGAGCCTTGCCGAAGTTTCAGATGGCCTGAAAAATTTCAGCAATATCAAAGGCCGTCTGAATATCAAGCAAGGCATTAAAGATGCAACTTTAATTGACGATACTTATAATGCCAATCCCGACAGCATGAAAGCCGCCATTGATGTGCTCGCCGCTATGCCTGCGCCGCGTATTTTTGTGATGGGCGACATGGGCGAATTGGGTGAGGATGAAGCCGCTGCCATGCACGCCGAAGTTGGTGCGTATGCACGGGATAAAGGCATTGAGGCCGCGTATTTTGTCGGTGATAACAGCGTTGAAGCGGCAGAAACATTTGGCGTGGAAGGTTTGTGGTTTGCTGACAAAGATCCGCTGATTCAAGTGTTGAGCCACGACTTGCCTGAACGCGCTACTGTATTGGTCAAAGGTTCGCGCTTTATGAAGATGGAAGAAGTGGTCGAGGCGTTGGCAACAACAACTGCGTAA